A genomic segment from Spinacia oleracea cultivar Varoflay chromosome 3, BTI_SOV_V1, whole genome shotgun sequence encodes:
- the LOC110780861 gene encoding probable galacturonosyltransferase-like 4, producing the protein MTQGSSATVYKNKVGGYNVVIRRGRPSTDAPIFREAASYVNSIECGSNDIDKIHISMTLDANYLRGTMAAVMSILQHSTCPENFVFHFLSARHEPEIFTSIASTFPYLSFKIYRFDSSRVRGKISKSIRQALDQPLNYARIYLADILPRDVNRVIYLDSDIIVVDDISKLWGVDLGEKVVAAPEYCHANFTTYFTDAFWTDAILSNTFHGRKPCYFNTGVMVLDVKTWKKQGYTQKVEQWMVVQKLKRIYHLGSLPPFLLIFAGNIKAVDHRWNQHGLGGDNFEGKCRSLHPGPISLLHWSGKGKPWLRLDSRKPCPIDHLWAPYDLYRSSRTWLEDK; encoded by the exons ATGACACAAGGTAGCTCCGCCACTGTTTACAAGAACAAAGTTGGTGGATACAATGT aGTAATTAGGCGAGGAAGGCCTTCCACCGACGCCCCTATATTTCGAGAAGCAGCGTCATATGTGAATTCTATAGAATGTGGGTCAAATGACATAGATAAAATTCACATTTCCATGACCCTTGATGCGAATTATTTGCGAGGAACAATGGCAGCAGTTATGTCGATTCTACAACATTCAACTTGCCCTGAGAactttgttttccattttctcTCTGCAAGGCACGAGCCAGAGATTTTTACAAGCATAGCCTCTACATTTCCATACCTGAGTTTTAAAATATATAGATTCGACTCTAGCCGAGTAAGAGGAAAAATATCAAAATCTATTAGACAAGCATTAGATCAACCACTAAATTATGCAAGGATTTATTTGGCTGACATTCTACCACGTGATGTGAATCGCGTAATTTATTTAGATTCTGATATCATTGTGGTAGATGATATATCAAAATTGTGGGGAGTTGATTTAGGTGAGAAAGTAGTCGCTGCACCGGAATACTGTCATGCAAATTTCACAACCTATTTCACAGATGCATTTTGGACAGATGCTATTTTGTCAAACACATTTCATGGGAGAAAGCCGTGTTATTTTAATACTGGGGTCATGGTATTAGATGTCaaaacatggaaaaaacaaGGCTATACTCAAAAGGTAGAACAATGGATGGTGGTACAAAAACTAAAGAGGATATATCATTTAGGATCATTGCCACCTTTCTTGCTTATATTTGCTGGAAATATCAAAGCTGTTGATCATAGATGGAACCAACATGGTCTTGGTGGTGACAATTTTGAAGGGAAATGTAGGAGTCTTCATCCAGGACCAATCAGCTTACTCCACTGGAGTGGTAAAGGTAAACCGTGGTTGAGGCTTGACTCCAGAAAGCCATGCCCCATTGATCATTTATGGGCACCATATGACCTCTACCGCTCATCAAGAACATGGTTAGAAGACAAATAA